One window from the genome of Magnolia sinica isolate HGM2019 chromosome 4, MsV1, whole genome shotgun sequence encodes:
- the LOC131242136 gene encoding uncharacterized protein LOC131242136, producing MAETEPSRKRFREEGDGEEGEETKRRSCSYHKILSLLESEEEEPTQDVSSLISTLQQELSSDPPSEPADPNQSSLENPTSPPPPVFKEEEDEMMMIRHLLEASDDELGIPTPENERGFEEEIGKISTYDGFWEMEDEAANYYTLLQSELFM from the coding sequence ATGGCGGAAACCGAACCTTCTCGAAAGCGTTTCAGGGAAGAAGGAgacggagaagaaggagaagaaacgaAACGACGGAGCTGTTCATACCACAAAATCCTCTCCCTGCTCGAATCCGAAGAAGAAGAGCCAACCCAGGACGTCTcttctctcatctccaccctccagCAAGAGCTCTCCTCCGACCCTCCCTCCGAGCCTGCTGACCCCAACCAGTCATCTCTCGAAAATCCaacttctcctcctcctccagTCTTCAAAGAAGAAGAGGACGAGATGATGATGATAAGGCACCTTCTAGAAGCTTCGGACGACGAGCTTGGTATCCCAACTCCAGAAAACGAACGGGGATTTGAAGAAGAGATTGGGAAGATTTCGACTTATGATGGGTTTTGGGAGATGGAAGACGAAGCTGCGAACTACTATACGTTGTTGCAGTCCGAGCTTTTCAtgtag